In Streptomyces sp. NBC_00414, a single window of DNA contains:
- a CDS encoding MFS transporter yields the protein MFSTAAVVASCGGFVLIGALQALYGPSIPALREEFGLSPSAAGLGLSAHFFGGVAGVLLFDRLYGRLGNRQLLGASYLLMAVGAAGFALAPNWPVSLVAALLAGLGFGGIDYGLNQLFAVGFGRRSTAMLNILNAHFGVGAILGPAVIGAVGAGHYPAVFLVFAAVNLPLLLCLKGVREHAPKPGEGAPQAGGASVLGRSLGSVLAMFVTLYVLHVGIEAGVGGWEPTHLEAVGYGAGAAATATSVYWLMMTVGRFLAAPLALRHSAQSIVTVSCAGMTVCLLLATVPALAPYAYAGVGLFIAPIFPTGLPWLNRAAPKARRAGAVVIAASMVGGVVAGPALGKAIEWSGVRAVPLLLCAVSALCLAATLWLVRATRPSAHH from the coding sequence GTGTTCAGTACCGCGGCCGTCGTCGCCTCCTGCGGCGGGTTCGTTCTCATCGGCGCGCTCCAGGCCCTCTACGGTCCCTCCATCCCCGCCCTCCGCGAGGAGTTCGGGCTCTCGCCCTCGGCCGCCGGGCTGGGACTGAGCGCGCACTTCTTCGGCGGCGTCGCCGGAGTCCTCCTCTTCGACCGGCTGTACGGCCGGCTCGGCAACCGGCAGCTCCTCGGGGCCTCGTACCTGCTGATGGCCGTCGGCGCGGCCGGCTTCGCGCTGGCGCCGAACTGGCCCGTCTCGCTGGTCGCGGCCCTGCTCGCCGGACTCGGCTTCGGCGGTATCGACTACGGGCTCAACCAGCTGTTCGCCGTCGGCTTCGGGCGCCGCTCGACCGCTATGCTCAACATCCTCAACGCGCACTTCGGCGTGGGCGCGATCCTCGGACCCGCCGTGATCGGCGCGGTCGGCGCCGGGCACTATCCGGCGGTCTTCCTCGTCTTCGCCGCCGTCAACCTGCCCCTGCTGCTGTGCCTGAAAGGCGTACGCGAGCACGCGCCGAAGCCCGGCGAGGGGGCGCCGCAGGCCGGTGGCGCGTCGGTCCTCGGCCGCAGTCTGGGGTCGGTGCTCGCCATGTTCGTCACCCTGTACGTGCTGCACGTGGGCATCGAGGCGGGCGTCGGCGGCTGGGAGCCCACACACCTGGAGGCGGTCGGGTACGGCGCCGGGGCCGCGGCCACCGCCACCTCCGTGTACTGGCTGATGATGACCGTCGGCCGCTTCCTCGCGGCACCGCTCGCGCTGCGCCACTCCGCCCAGTCGATCGTCACCGTCTCGTGCGCGGGCATGACGGTCTGCCTGCTGCTGGCCACGGTCCCGGCACTCGCCCCCTACGCGTACGCGGGAGTCGGCCTGTTCATCGCGCCGATCTTCCCCACCGGGCTGCCCTGGCTCAACAGGGCGGCCCCGAAGGCCCGCAGAGCCGGCGCGGTGGTCATCGCCGCGTCGATGGTCGGCGGAGTCGTCGCGGGACCCGCGCTCGGCAAGGCCATCGAGTGGTCCGGGGTGCGTGCCGTACCGCTCCTGCTGTGCGCGGTCTCGGCACTGTGCCTGGCCGCCACGCTCTGGCTGGTCCGCGCCACGCGCCCGTCCGCCCACCACTGA
- a CDS encoding MarR family winged helix-turn-helix transcriptional regulator, whose product MDDVDVTEDLDVTKDTTTKNEVAAVTEVAEVAAVTAEDAAVDGVDDVDAVTRAVLTASRVLVAVSARSLAEVEERVTLPQVRMLVVLSTRGATKLVTLAELLQVAPSTAMRMVDRLITAGLADRQTNPGNRRETLLRLTEEGRRTVEDVTARRRAEIATIVERLTPHQRTAIVEALTAFNEAGGEPPVPDVDDAEPHPLGWVDATARHDA is encoded by the coding sequence ATGGATGACGTCGATGTCACGGAGGACCTGGACGTCACGAAGGACACGACCACCAAGAACGAAGTGGCCGCGGTGACCGAGGTGGCCGAAGTGGCCGCGGTGACCGCGGAGGACGCGGCCGTCGACGGTGTCGATGATGTCGACGCGGTGACCCGGGCGGTGCTGACCGCGTCGCGCGTGCTCGTCGCGGTCTCGGCCCGTTCGCTCGCCGAGGTCGAGGAGCGGGTGACGCTGCCGCAGGTCCGGATGCTGGTCGTCCTGTCCACGCGTGGCGCGACCAAGCTGGTCACCCTCGCCGAACTGCTCCAGGTCGCGCCGTCGACCGCCATGCGGATGGTCGACCGGCTCATCACCGCCGGTCTCGCCGACCGGCAGACCAACCCCGGCAACCGCCGCGAGACCCTGCTGCGGCTCACGGAGGAGGGGCGGCGCACGGTGGAGGACGTCACGGCCCGCCGCCGCGCGGAGATCGCCACGATCGTGGAACGCCTCACTCCCCACCAACGGACGGCGATCGTGGAGGCCTTGACCGCCTTCAACGAGGCGGGCGGCGAACCCCCGGTCCCGGACGTGGACGACGCGGAGCCGCACCCGCTGGGCTGGGTGGACGCGACGGCGAGGCACGACGCGTAA
- a CDS encoding beta-galactosidase produces the protein MTSLRPPLRPASHRLKVSAPAAPPLTGHLPLADAPGVPDPIEVTSRCLTRGGRPWFPVSGEFHYTRYPAGEWEEELLKMKAGGVTAVAGYVIWIHHEETEGRIRFDGDRDLRRFAQLCARHGLDLIPRIGPWSHAEVRNGGFPDWLLTRTRAPRTDDPAYLEPVRTWYEAIAGQLYGLDRAHGGPIVAIQIENELYDQPGHLLTLKRMAQDAGLSAPLWTSTAWGGVRLPPDELLPLYGGYPETFWTEADGGWPDTCRKHFFFTHQRDDEGIGADLRPTTVRGADPSASAARFPWATCELGGGMAVSYHRRPRVDAADVGALGLTKIGCGSVWQGYYMFHGGTNPVGERTTLQESHATGYPNDLPVRTYDFQAPLGEYGQYRPSYDELRLQHLMLADFGQLLAPMESFLPARQPTGQGDRDTLRWAVRAAEDSGFLFVNNHQPHEELPAHPDTSFTVEFPAGPALTLPSTPVTVPAGAYFCWPLRLDVDGLRLDWATAQPVCTVVDDGDGGSRTVLVLAATEGVPVELALDATTLASVRTPSGQCATLDGRVLVTGLRPGTDALVEVDTADGDRVGILVLDATTARTAYRGVAWGAERLVLCETGAGVVFDEHARDGQGEVRVHGPAGDPSFAVLPAPRRPPVVTGASVRESGDGVFTRFQVLSEGRHPRFTGKAGLVRAAGPAPEPVTGVQGRASAPADEHYDTAAAEYAIAVPDGLPLTGTLLRVHWTGDVARAYVGDTLVADQFFAGLPWDIALDRLPAFALRGEGLRLKVLPRRADARVYVAEGAAGGGGAEVAVERVEWVTTRTWAVGEG, from the coding sequence ATGACCTCCCTCCGCCCGCCCCTGCGCCCGGCATCCCATCGGCTGAAGGTGTCCGCGCCCGCCGCGCCGCCGCTCACCGGCCACCTCCCCTTAGCCGACGCCCCCGGCGTCCCCGACCCGATCGAGGTCACCAGCCGCTGCCTCACCCGCGGCGGCCGGCCCTGGTTCCCGGTCTCCGGCGAGTTCCACTACACCCGCTACCCGGCAGGGGAGTGGGAGGAGGAGCTGCTGAAGATGAAGGCGGGCGGGGTGACGGCCGTCGCCGGCTACGTCATCTGGATCCACCACGAGGAGACCGAGGGCCGGATCCGCTTCGACGGCGACCGTGACCTGCGAAGATTCGCCCAACTCTGCGCCCGCCACGGCCTGGACCTCATCCCCCGCATCGGCCCCTGGTCCCACGCGGAGGTCCGCAACGGCGGCTTCCCCGACTGGCTCCTGACCCGCACCCGCGCCCCGCGCACCGACGATCCGGCCTACCTCGAACCCGTACGCACCTGGTACGAGGCGATCGCCGGGCAGCTGTACGGGCTCGACCGCGCGCACGGCGGCCCGATCGTCGCCATCCAGATCGAGAACGAGCTCTACGACCAGCCGGGCCACCTGCTGACCCTGAAACGCATGGCACAGGACGCCGGTCTGAGCGCCCCGCTCTGGACGTCGACGGCGTGGGGCGGGGTCCGACTCCCGCCCGACGAACTGCTTCCGCTGTACGGCGGCTACCCCGAGACCTTCTGGACCGAGGCCGACGGCGGCTGGCCCGACACCTGCCGCAAGCACTTCTTCTTCACCCACCAGCGTGATGACGAGGGCATCGGCGCCGACCTGCGCCCAACGACGGTACGCGGCGCCGACCCGTCGGCCTCGGCGGCCCGATTCCCCTGGGCCACCTGCGAGTTGGGCGGCGGCATGGCGGTCTCCTACCACCGCCGTCCACGGGTCGACGCGGCCGACGTCGGCGCGCTCGGCCTCACGAAGATCGGCTGCGGATCCGTGTGGCAGGGCTACTACATGTTCCACGGCGGGACGAATCCCGTGGGGGAGCGGACGACCCTCCAGGAGTCCCACGCGACGGGCTACCCCAACGACCTCCCCGTCCGAACCTACGACTTCCAGGCTCCGCTCGGCGAGTACGGCCAGTACCGGCCCTCGTACGACGAACTGCGCCTCCAGCACCTGATGTTGGCGGACTTCGGGCAGCTGCTCGCGCCGATGGAGTCCTTCCTCCCGGCACGACAGCCGACGGGGCAGGGCGACCGGGACACCCTGCGCTGGGCGGTCCGGGCCGCGGAGGACTCCGGCTTCCTCTTCGTCAACAACCACCAGCCGCACGAGGAGTTGCCCGCCCACCCGGACACCTCGTTCACGGTCGAGTTCCCGGCGGGGCCCGCGCTCACCCTCCCGAGCACACCCGTCACGGTCCCGGCGGGCGCCTACTTCTGCTGGCCCCTCCGCCTCGACGTGGACGGCCTCCGCCTGGACTGGGCCACCGCCCAGCCCGTGTGCACGGTCGTCGACGACGGTGACGGCGGCAGTCGTACGGTCCTGGTGCTGGCGGCGACGGAGGGCGTGCCCGTCGAACTGGCCCTGGACGCCACCACGTTGGCGTCGGTGCGGACGCCCTCCGGACAGTGCGCCACGCTCGACGGCCGCGTCCTGGTCACCGGGCTGCGCCCCGGCACCGACGCCCTGGTGGAGGTGGACACGGCGGACGGCGACCGGGTCGGCATCCTGGTCCTGGACGCGACGACGGCCCGTACCGCCTACCGGGGTGTCGCCTGGGGAGCCGAACGGCTGGTGCTCTGCGAGACCGGCGCAGGCGTCGTCTTCGACGAGCACGCGCGGGACGGGCAGGGAGAGGTACGCGTGCACGGCCCGGCCGGTGACCCCTCGTTCGCCGTGCTGCCCGCGCCACGCCGGCCGCCGGTGGTGACGGGCGCGAGCGTGCGGGAGTCGGGAGACGGGGTGTTCACGCGGTTTCAGGTGCTCAGCGAGGGCCGGCACCCGCGTTTTACGGGGAAGGCGGGGCTGGTCCGTGCCGCGGGCCCGGCGCCCGAACCCGTGACGGGCGTGCAGGGCCGGGCGAGCGCCCCCGCCGACGAGCACTACGACACGGCCGCCGCCGAGTACGCCATCGCCGTTCCGGACGGACTGCCCCTCACCGGCACCCTCCTGCGCGTCCACTGGACCGGAGACGTGGCACGCGCCTACGTCGGCGACACACTGGTGGCGGACCAGTTCTTCGCGGGACTGCCCTGGGACATCGCCCTGGACCGACTCCCGGCCTTCGCCCTTCGGGGGGAGGGGCTGCGACTGAAGGTGCTGCCGCGACGGGCGGACGCGAGGGTGTACGTGGCGGAGGGGGCGGCCGGCGGCGGGGGAGCCGAGGTGGCGGTCGAGCGGGTCGAGTGGGTGACGACCCGTACCTGGGCGGTGGGGGAGGGGTGA
- a CDS encoding LacI family DNA-binding transcriptional regulator: protein MTRSTGDGAPPPGPGPAKGRSRRNFAGARPVMGDVARLAGVSKQTVSRVLNDNPAVRPETREVVLTAMRTLGYRPSRSARSLASGRTRMLGVISFDAARFGPASILTAINTAAQDAGYLVSSIALDTADRATVVRAVDTLSAEGADGVIAIAPQRWVGRALAEAQLDTPLMILENDLGNDASFVTADNRAGARMATEHLLDLGHGTVRHIAGPTGWLSADRRVEAWRATLQAAGAPVHEPLVGDWSADSGYELGRGLAGDPDVTAIFASNDQMALGVLRALHESGRHVPDDVSVVGYDDIPEAAHLLPPLTTVRTDFPEIGTRSLRLLLSQLDGPPEPALGRVVPVELIVRRSTGPAPGR from the coding sequence ATGACCCGAAGCACCGGTGACGGCGCGCCGCCCCCAGGGCCAGGACCCGCCAAGGGCCGCAGCCGACGCAACTTCGCGGGGGCGCGCCCGGTGATGGGCGACGTGGCGCGGCTGGCCGGTGTGTCCAAGCAGACGGTCTCCCGCGTGCTGAACGACAACCCGGCCGTCCGCCCCGAGACCCGCGAGGTGGTCCTGACCGCCATGCGCACCCTCGGCTACCGCCCGAGCCGCAGCGCACGCTCCCTGGCCAGCGGCCGGACCCGCATGCTCGGCGTGATCTCCTTCGACGCGGCCCGGTTCGGCCCCGCCTCCATCCTGACCGCGATCAACACGGCGGCCCAGGACGCCGGTTACCTCGTGAGCTCGATCGCACTCGACACGGCCGACCGGGCCACCGTCGTACGCGCCGTGGACACGCTGTCGGCCGAGGGCGCGGACGGTGTGATCGCCATCGCCCCGCAGCGCTGGGTGGGCAGGGCGCTGGCGGAGGCACAGCTCGACACCCCGCTGATGATCCTGGAGAACGACCTGGGCAACGACGCGTCGTTCGTGACGGCGGACAACCGCGCGGGCGCCCGTATGGCGACCGAACACCTGCTGGACCTCGGCCACGGGACGGTCCGGCACATCGCGGGCCCCACGGGCTGGCTGTCGGCGGACCGGAGGGTGGAGGCCTGGCGGGCCACGCTGCAGGCGGCGGGGGCCCCGGTCCACGAGCCCCTCGTCGGCGACTGGAGCGCCGACTCGGGCTACGAACTGGGCCGCGGCCTGGCCGGAGATCCCGACGTCACCGCGATCTTCGCCTCCAACGACCAGATGGCACTCGGGGTGCTGCGCGCCCTCCACGAGTCGGGCCGCCATGTGCCGGACGACGTCAGCGTGGTCGGCTACGACGACATCCCCGAGGCCGCGCACCTGCTGCCCCCGCTGACCACGGTCCGTACCGACTTCCCCGAGATCGGTACGCGTTCCCTGCGGCTGCTCCTGTCCCAACTGGACGGCCCACCGGAACCGGCGCTGGGCCGGGTGGTGCCGGTCGAACTGATCGTGCGCAGAAGTACGGGCCCGGCGCCGGGGCGTTGA
- a CDS encoding glycoside hydrolase family 35 protein, which translates to MSAPSTSALSTSSDGFRLHGEPFRIISGAMHYFRIHPDQWADRLRKARLMGLNTVETYVPWNLHQPEPGTLVLDGILDLPRYLRLAKSEGLHVLLRPGPYICAEWDGGGLPSWLTTDTDIRLRTSDPRFTDALDRYFDLLLPPILPQLVANGGPVIAVQVENEYGAYGDDRAYLEHLAESFRARGVEELLFTCDQANPEHLAAGSLPGVLSTGTFGSRITESLEQLRAHRPEGPLMCAEFWIGWFDHWGEPHHVRDAADAAADLDRLLSAGASVNIYMFHGGTNFGFTNGANHDHAYESVVTSYDYDAALTESGDPGPKYHAFREVIARHAPVPDEPAPAPEPKLPPTSVELDGRAPLLAHAGLLAEPVRVDADPVTMEELGLRAGYALYRTTLPVSGDGVLHFAGGVGDRAQVFVDGAPVGVLEREHHEEALPVRVARAGATLDVLVENMGGVNYGPRIGAPKGLLGPVTFDGTALHGWDCHPLALDAVGQVPFAPAADLPAGAGPAFHHGTFEVRTPADTFLSLPGWTKGQAWINGFHLGRYWNRGPQRTLYVPAPVLRPGTNELVLLELQATTEPRVHLTDTPDLGPVKP; encoded by the coding sequence ATGTCCGCTCCGAGCACGTCGGCCCTGAGTACCTCGTCCGACGGATTCCGGCTCCACGGAGAGCCGTTCCGGATCATCTCCGGTGCGATGCACTACTTCCGCATCCACCCCGACCAGTGGGCCGACCGGCTCCGCAAGGCCCGGCTGATGGGCCTCAACACGGTGGAGACGTACGTCCCCTGGAACCTCCACCAGCCCGAGCCAGGCACCCTCGTCCTCGACGGCATCCTCGACCTGCCGCGTTATCTCCGGCTGGCGAAGTCCGAGGGCCTGCACGTCCTGCTGCGCCCCGGCCCGTACATCTGCGCCGAGTGGGACGGCGGCGGTCTGCCCTCCTGGCTCACCACGGACACCGACATCCGGCTGCGCACCAGCGACCCCCGCTTCACCGACGCCCTCGACCGCTACTTCGACCTGCTGCTGCCCCCGATCCTGCCCCAACTGGTCGCGAACGGGGGCCCGGTGATCGCCGTACAGGTGGAGAACGAGTACGGGGCGTACGGCGACGACCGCGCGTACCTGGAACACCTCGCCGAGTCCTTCCGCGCCCGGGGCGTCGAGGAACTCCTCTTCACCTGCGACCAGGCCAACCCGGAGCACCTGGCGGCCGGCAGCCTCCCCGGTGTCCTCAGCACCGGCACCTTCGGCAGCCGGATCACCGAGTCCCTGGAGCAGTTGCGTGCCCATCGGCCCGAAGGACCCCTGATGTGCGCGGAGTTCTGGATCGGGTGGTTCGACCACTGGGGCGAACCGCACCACGTGCGCGACGCGGCCGACGCCGCCGCCGACCTCGACCGGCTGCTCTCCGCGGGCGCCTCGGTCAACATCTACATGTTCCACGGCGGCACCAACTTCGGCTTCACCAACGGCGCCAACCACGACCACGCGTACGAGTCCGTCGTGACCTCGTACGACTACGACGCGGCCCTCACCGAGTCCGGCGACCCGGGTCCGAAGTACCACGCCTTCCGCGAGGTCATCGCCCGCCACGCCCCGGTACCCGACGAGCCCGCCCCGGCACCGGAGCCCAAACTCCCGCCCACGTCCGTGGAGTTGGACGGCCGGGCTCCGCTGCTCGCGCACGCGGGCCTCCTCGCCGAGCCGGTACGCGTCGACGCCGACCCGGTGACGATGGAGGAGCTGGGCCTGCGCGCGGGCTACGCCCTGTACCGCACCACGCTCCCCGTGTCCGGCGACGGTGTCCTGCACTTCGCGGGCGGGGTCGGCGACCGCGCCCAGGTCTTCGTGGACGGCGCCCCCGTCGGCGTACTCGAACGCGAACACCATGAGGAAGCCCTGCCCGTGCGCGTTGCGCGAGCCGGCGCCACGCTGGACGTGCTCGTCGAGAACATGGGCGGCGTCAACTACGGCCCGCGCATCGGCGCCCCGAAGGGCCTGCTCGGACCGGTCACCTTCGACGGCACCGCCCTGCACGGCTGGGACTGCCACCCCCTGGCGCTGGACGCCGTCGGCCAGGTGCCCTTCGCCCCGGCCGCCGACCTGCCCGCGGGAGCCGGACCGGCCTTCCACCACGGCACCTTCGAGGTCCGTACGCCCGCCGACACCTTCCTCTCCCTGCCCGGCTGGACCAAGGGCCAGGCCTGGATCAACGGCTTCCACCTCGGCCGCTACTGGAACCGCGGCCCGCAGCGCACGCTGTACGTGCCCGCGCCCGTCCTGCGTCCCGGCACCAACGAACTGGTCCTGCTGGAACTGCAGGCCACGACCGAGCCGCGCGTCCACCTCACGGACACGCCCGACCTCGGCCCGGTGAAGCCCTGA